TATCGCCTTTATCCGTATAGTAAATGATTGAATTAAaattagtacggagtactaataAATTTCGATTTCTTTCTGTAAACTCATTTACAGGGGTCTCGCGTGGGAGATGATGACCCATTTGCccctgaaaaaaaaggagcacgGCCGCACGGGGACGACCGGACGACTCGCCCGTCCCAGTTCATCATCCCGTTCGTTCGCCTCCCGCTCCGGTGGGCTGCCAGCGGCCAGCGCCGAGGAGAAATCGGCGAGAAGGGCAGGTAAACCCCAGTCTCCCCTCtcattttccttcttctctccTACATACTCCCCTAGGTTTCTATTGAATAAATGTCTTTGAAACCCTAGGTTTGTGAGATGCAATTTGACTGAAATTGAGAGAGAGTGAAGATGGTCCTCGGGAATGACCACCATGGACATACCTGTGACCTTTCTTTGCGGCAAGGGCATGATAAGGACTCGCTGGTCAGGGAAGGCCAGGACGGGGAAGGCCATCACGGTTTCGGCTTGTTGGAGAACCATGAGTTGGTGCTCGCCGAGCCGCATTCCCTTGTCGACGATGATAATCTTGATGAGCTCTCGCTGGAGCAAACCCATGAATTCGCCCTCCAGCCGGCCCATGACTTGTCGCAGGGCCTTCTTGCCGTTGCCCCACGGATGATGGCCTTTAGCACAGAGTTTCAGCTCGTGGCCGGGCAGGAATTTCCAAATGTCATGTACTGCCGCAGGGCCATCCGCAACACTGCCATTGCCTGCCACTTTGAGATACAAATGGTCAAGTCTGACAACACAAGCTTCACTGCTAAGTGTACCGCGGAGGGCTGCCCATGGCATATTCATGCAGCAAAGCTTCCTGGAGTGCCTACTTTCTCCATCAGAACTATACTTGACAACCATAGTTGTGTGGGTATAAACCATCTTGGTCATCAGCAGGCGTCTGTTCAGTTGGTTGCAAGTACTGTCGGAGAGAGGCTGCCTGAGAACCCACACTGCAAGCCCAAGGAAATTTTGGAAGAAATCCACAAGTCAAATGAGATCACACTACCGTACAAGCAAGATTGGATAGGGAAAGAGCGCAGCATAGCAGCAGTTCGAGGGTCTTTTGAAGAAGGATATCGACTCCTGCCTGAGTACTGCAGGCAGGTAGAAAGAACAAACCCGGGAAGCATCGGTCGTGTCTATGGGAACCCGGATGATAACCGCTTCCGGCGACTCTTCATATCGTTCTATGCATCAATATACGGTTTTGTGAATGCATGCTGTCCGCTCATTGGGCTTGATAAAGTTACTCTGAAAAACAAGTATGTTGGCACCTTGTTTATTGCCACTGCTTTCGATGGTGATGGTGCTCTCTTTCCTCTGGCATTTGGCGTGGTTGATGAGGAAACTGATGAGAACTGGATATGGTTTTTGTCTGAGCTGCATGAGTTGCTGGAGAAGAACACATTGAGCATGCCAAGGCTCACCATCTTGTCAGATAGGAGCAAAGGTATTATTGATGGAGTCGATATCAACTTCCCAGCTGCATTCCATGGTTACTGTATGCACCATCTCAGTGAAACTTTCCGAAAAGAGTTCAACAATTCAGTGCCTGTCGACCTTCTATGGGAAGCTG
This is a stretch of genomic DNA from Brachypodium distachyon strain Bd21 chromosome 1, Brachypodium_distachyon_v3.0, whole genome shotgun sequence. It encodes these proteins:
- the LOC100823521 gene encoding uncharacterized protein LOC100823521, which produces MVLGNDHHGHTCDLSLRQGHDKDSLVREGQDGEGHHGFGLLENHELVLAEPHSLVDDDNLDELSLEQTHEFALQPAHDLSQGLLAVAPRMMAFSTEFQLVAGQEFPNVMYCRRAIRNTAIACHFEIQMVKSDNTSFTAKCTAEGCPWHIHAAKLPGVPTFSIRTILDNHSCVGINHLGHQQASVQLVASTVGERLPENPHCKPKEILEEIHKSNEITLPYKQDWIGKERSIAAVRGSFEEGYRLLPEYCRQVERTNPGSIGRVYGNPDDNRFRRLFISFYASIYGFVNACCPLIGLDKVTLKNKYVGTLFIATAFDGDGALFPLAFGVVDEETDENWIWFLSELHELLEKNTLSMPRLTILSDRSKGIIDGVDINFPAAFHGYCMHHLSETFRKEFNNSVPVDLLWEAANVLTAIDFETKLLEIEDISQEAVCWIKGIRPCLWATAFFDGTRYGHLTANVTESLNSWILDASSLPINQMMECLRCQLMTWFKERHEASMQWTATLVPTAERRLQEAIERARGYQVTRANETEFEVISPHEGTNVVDVRNRCCLCRGWQLYGVPCAHGVAALVSCRQNVHRYTERYFTIGTYRKTYSQTVHPIPDKTLWNKMSNQGEAEESKLEVIINPPKSRRSPGRPRKKRVHAEDHGQVKLFVHCSRCSQMGHFRTTCPAAL